The Bacteroidales bacterium genome segment TTTTTCAGGATATGGTCATACAAATGCTCTTTCAGAAAATGGTCCGGAACTGTAGCAAAAAGGAACAAAAGAAAAACTCCTCCCAGCATAAACGTGATCTTTTTCCAATCCCATTCCACAGGACCGACAACCCCTATACCCAGTAAAACAAGAAACAAAACAGTGAAGATCAATAAAACGGAACGTTCGAATGAAAGCTTTTTTAATTGCGGGACGATTGAATCTTTATTATAACAATGGCAGCTTTCATGGGGATGAACTACAAATCCATAGGAGGAAACGGGGACATGTTTTCTCGTAAACAAATGAATAATCCAACCTGTTGCTATGGCAATTATTAGTAAAACTCCATGCAGAATGAGTGCTTTACCCGGGAACAGGGCAAACATGACAAACGCTTCATCGCCCGATGTAGCTATCATCACCGTTACCAGCCCTGCCAGCCCCATCAGCCGATGAGTGTATAACGATACAACCGTAAATGCCCCCAGGCAACCGGGCGTTATGCCAAGAAGGGCAGCGATGACAATTTGCAAGAAAGGTGTTTTCTGTAATTTATTTGCCCACGTGCTTTTACTTTGAACGTTAATGTATTCAATAACAATCATCATTAACAGTACAAAAAAAATAATGATAACTGTTTGTTTGAGCGTTGAAATAAAGATATCGATCATAGCATTTTATCAAATAAGCGAATTGGAAATGGTTGTTGTTGATCCCATTGATTAAAGCAATTTACTGGCAGTTCTCTATGAAAAAATACACGGTAGGCTAAAAGTCACCTGTTGAATTTCCTCAAATAGTAGGTATGTTCGTTGAAAATAAGCCTCTTGATCAATTGTTCTTCAATGAGGGTTTCCAATTCGTTTTTATGATTTTTTGTTTTTTGTAATAATTCCAAAACAGCATCCTCACGCATGGGATGTACCGATGTGATGCTTAATATGTCCTCTCTGAAATTCCCTGTTGATGAAAAAGCA includes the following:
- a CDS encoding putative manganese transporter, giving the protein MIDIFISTLKQTVIIIFFVLLMMIVIEYINVQSKSTWANKLQKTPFLQIVIAALLGITPGCLGAFTVVSLYTHRLMGLAGLVTVMIATSGDEAFVMFALFPGKALILHGVLLIIAIATGWIIHLFTRKHVPVSSYGFVVHPHESCHCYNKDSIVPQLKKLSFERSVLLIFTVLFLVLLGIGVVGPVEWDWKKITFMLGGVFLLFLFATVPDHFLKEHLYDHILKKHLLRLFLWTWGAFIALYFIQTNLMLNDLLQNSTYLILVIAVLMGIIPESGPHLVFVTLFSQNLLPFSILLANSIVQDGHGMLPLLAESRRDFILVKGINMLVGLLVGLVFLQFGL